One part of the Salinivirga cyanobacteriivorans genome encodes these proteins:
- a CDS encoding FKBP-type peptidyl-prolyl cis-trans isomerase has translation MKSIINALVIVALTTLMMACGGKSKEFQTHEKGFDYLFIDRSEVGLSPRNGDIVTLRISIKAPNDSVLKRANMFRVQVEKSKYKGGINDALKFMHEGDSMAFLVDALNYYRFDEEQNVPEFLKKGDKLRFDIRLADIKDLDQVERERQLNQISGRKRELIALKHFAKGLGIQDSVHLNRYFVKTLEEGSGVSPTPGDKVSVDYLGYFVDGSPFDNSYERGEPFTFTIGSNQVIEGLEKGVQEMKVGGKATILIPSPLAYGEEGLPRANIAPFTTLVFDVELQKVN, from the coding sequence ATGAAGAGTATTATTAATGCGCTTGTAATCGTTGCATTGACCACTCTAATGATGGCGTGCGGAGGAAAAAGTAAAGAGTTTCAAACTCATGAAAAAGGTTTTGATTATTTGTTTATTGACCGGTCTGAGGTTGGCCTGTCGCCCCGCAATGGCGATATAGTAACCTTGCGCATATCTATAAAGGCCCCAAATGATAGTGTCCTTAAACGTGCAAATATGTTTCGGGTGCAGGTAGAAAAATCGAAATACAAAGGTGGTATTAATGATGCGCTGAAATTTATGCACGAAGGCGATTCAATGGCATTTTTGGTCGATGCACTTAATTACTATCGCTTCGATGAAGAACAGAATGTCCCTGAATTTTTAAAGAAAGGCGATAAGCTACGATTCGATATTCGCCTGGCCGATATTAAAGATCTGGATCAGGTAGAAAGAGAAAGGCAGCTTAATCAGATTAGCGGCAGAAAGCGCGAATTAATTGCATTAAAGCATTTTGCCAAAGGCCTGGGGATACAAGATTCAGTGCACCTGAACAGATACTTTGTAAAGACGCTGGAAGAGGGCTCTGGAGTTTCTCCAACCCCCGGTGATAAAGTAAGTGTTGATTATCTTGGCTATTTTGTAGATGGTAGTCCATTCGATAATTCATACGAGCGGGGTGAACCTTTTACTTTTACAATAGGCAGCAATCAGGTTATTGAAGGCCTGGAAAAAGGCGTTCAGGAAATGAAAGTCGGTGGCAAGGCTACTATTTTAATTCCTTCTCCACTGGCTTATGGAGAGGAAGGGCTTCCCCGCGCCAATATTGCACCGTTTACAACCTTGGTCTTCGATGTAGAGCTCCAGAAAGTGAACTAA
- a CDS encoding FKBP-type peptidyl-prolyl cis-trans isomerase produces the protein MKSGVIYILLLFLLACKSNPYPDYSKANNGAIYYRLFMFGDDRHKPEAGDYITADIAYQTMDDSIFFRGKRTFQLAKSEFDGSIEECFMMLAEDDSASFIISADGLFSKTLDAQLPSFIPENSNMKVGIRMHMIRSAKEYRREKEEFLAWIEDFGEYEQTVLRHFIEEQKIDIKPTESGMYFIPLNQSNGEKVEKGDIVTVNYEGKFLNGEFFDSTVKRKQPFEFVYGTEWQVIEGMEEAIGLMREGQKALIILPSDLAWGADGSSTGIVPPFTSVIYELELIQVRSREEQV, from the coding sequence ATGAAGTCAGGGGTTATCTATATTCTTTTACTATTCTTGTTGGCCTGTAAATCTAATCCATATCCCGATTATAGCAAGGCAAATAATGGTGCTATATATTATCGGTTGTTTATGTTTGGCGACGACAGACATAAACCGGAAGCAGGTGATTATATTACAGCCGATATTGCTTACCAAACAATGGATGATAGTATTTTTTTCCGCGGTAAGCGAACTTTCCAATTGGCTAAATCTGAATTTGATGGCAGTATTGAGGAGTGCTTCATGATGTTGGCCGAGGATGACAGCGCCAGTTTTATAATAAGTGCAGATGGACTATTCTCCAAAACATTAGATGCCCAATTACCTTCTTTTATTCCGGAAAACAGCAACATGAAAGTGGGTATCAGAATGCACATGATTCGCTCTGCTAAAGAATACAGACGTGAGAAAGAGGAGTTCCTGGCATGGATTGAGGATTTTGGCGAATATGAACAAACCGTGTTGCGTCATTTTATTGAAGAACAAAAAATAGATATAAAACCTACTGAAAGTGGTATGTACTTTATTCCACTGAACCAATCAAACGGAGAAAAAGTGGAAAAAGGAGATATTGTAACCGTTAACTATGAAGGAAAGTTCCTGAATGGCGAATTTTTTGATTCTACTGTAAAAAGAAAACAACCTTTTGAATTTGTATACGGTACCGAATGGCAGGTAATTGAAGGAATGGAGGAAGCCATTGGCTTGATGCGTGAGGGGCAAAAAGCACTCATAATTTTACCCTCAGATTTGGCCTGGGGGGCCGATGGATCAAGCACGGGAATTGTACCGCCCTTTACTTCTGTGATCTATGAATTGGAATTGATACAGGTTCGGTCCCGTGAAGAACAAGTTTAA
- a CDS encoding FKBP-type peptidyl-prolyl cis-trans isomerase yields MNFRYLAAAILLLFALSSCKNNYHEKKQAEQIMRKEYNKKLIEANKGLVARDSSRIVGVIRANNWDMNVTGTGLWYQIIEKGRGQKAKPNQIAKLDYKVRLLSGELAYTSDSTGPLKFRISKGGVERGLEEGVLLLHQGDSARFIMPPYMAHHLLGDQKKIPPRSTIIYEVRLKSLKK; encoded by the coding sequence ATGAATTTTAGATATTTAGCTGCTGCAATATTGCTCCTTTTTGCCCTGTCATCATGTAAAAATAATTACCATGAAAAAAAACAGGCAGAACAAATCATGCGGAAAGAGTACAATAAGAAACTCATTGAGGCCAATAAAGGATTAGTTGCCAGGGACTCTTCGCGCATAGTAGGTGTGATAAGAGCGAATAACTGGGATATGAATGTAACCGGTACCGGGTTATGGTACCAAATAATTGAAAAGGGAAGGGGGCAAAAAGCCAAACCCAACCAGATTGCTAAACTTGATTATAAAGTAAGATTGCTTAGTGGTGAACTCGCTTACACATCTGATTCAACGGGACCTTTGAAATTCAGAATATCAAAGGGTGGCGTGGAGCGTGGCCTTGAAGAAGGTGTGTTATTACTCCATCAGGGAGACAGTGCCCGATTTATTATGCCTCCATACATGGCGCATCATTTATTGGGCGACCAGAAAAAAATCCCACCAAGATCCACAATCATCTATGAAGTGCGACTAAAATCTTTGAAAAAATAG
- a CDS encoding DHH family phosphoesterase, translating to MENIIRKSDIKAFNNLLSKTKEVAIFTHVNPDGDALGSVLTFQMALRKRNIASEIFIANRVPESLAWMPGAKSIKHNASKTELDAYLKTADLIACLDFNEPGRMDQLAYALENPPLPVLVLDHHPQVKEYEGLQIGSTRYSSTAELLFWILKESGNLPLTREMASCIYTGIVTDTGSFSYNASSSATFRAIAELLEIGFDKDRITELVFQQFAASRMKLLGHMLANRMVIIPEYHTAYTYLTRKDLADYNYQPGDTEGFVNYPLSIAGIKFTAFFIEKAEYVKISFRSKGNFAANEFSTQFFNGGGHLNAAGGKSHKNLSDTLKEFEEKVKAYYNEF from the coding sequence GTGGAAAATATAATAAGAAAATCAGATATAAAGGCGTTTAACAACCTGCTTTCAAAAACAAAAGAGGTGGCCATATTTACTCATGTGAATCCCGATGGAGACGCCCTTGGAAGCGTACTTACATTTCAAATGGCCCTACGCAAAAGAAATATTGCATCCGAAATATTTATTGCCAACCGAGTCCCCGAGTCGTTGGCATGGATGCCCGGTGCAAAATCAATAAAACATAATGCTTCAAAGACCGAACTTGATGCTTACCTGAAGACTGCAGATCTCATTGCCTGCCTTGATTTTAATGAGCCCGGTCGCATGGATCAACTGGCCTACGCACTTGAAAATCCGCCATTACCGGTATTGGTGCTTGACCATCACCCACAGGTAAAGGAATACGAAGGATTGCAAATAGGCAGCACGCGTTATAGTAGTACAGCCGAATTACTCTTCTGGATTTTAAAAGAAAGCGGCAATTTGCCTTTAACCCGGGAAATGGCTTCCTGTATTTATACCGGGATAGTCACCGATACAGGTTCCTTTTCTTATAATGCGTCATCATCCGCAACCTTCAGGGCTATTGCGGAGTTACTCGAAATAGGTTTCGACAAGGATCGTATCACAGAGTTGGTTTTTCAGCAGTTTGCTGCCAGTCGCATGAAGTTGCTCGGACACATGTTGGCTAATCGTATGGTAATCATCCCTGAATATCACACCGCATACACTTATTTAACACGAAAAGATTTAGCTGATTACAATTATCAACCAGGCGATACCGAAGGCTTTGTAAATTATCCTTTATCGATAGCAGGAATTAAATTCACAGCTTTTTTTATTGAAAAGGCAGAATATGTAAAGATTTCATTTCGTTCTAAAGGTAATTTTGCTGCTAACGAATTTTCGACGCAGTTTTTTAACGGAGGTGGACACCTCAATGCTGCAGGTGGCAAATCTCACAAAAATCTTTCTGATACTTTAAAAGAATTTGAAGAAAAAGTTAAAGCGTACTATAATGAATTTTAG